In Tachysurus fulvidraco isolate hzauxx_2018 chromosome 25, HZAU_PFXX_2.0, whole genome shotgun sequence, the following proteins share a genomic window:
- the si:ch1073-406l10.2 gene encoding uncharacterized protein si:ch1073-406l10.2, with the protein MAVLPYVVFFVAVAFNFSAAQNDFSKLPESYKKGVILAEAQVNSHTSVQTHFLFFKSLAQSSIEAGFNVNYFYHHFYLKATKCPRGAENADLKKCPFRNDRPVIDCAVCYKTLEGEIQMEPKAYIHCVHKPLLTKEMESSRTEHCKKMSFSSGSMTLLASTGSD; encoded by the exons ATGGCCGTGTTACCGTATGTCgtgttttttgttgctgttgcgTTTAATTTTTCTGCAGCTCAAAATGATTTCTCAAAGCTCCCAGAATCCTACAAGAAGGGCGTGATACTCGCAGAGGCACAAGTTAACTCACATACTAGTGTCCAGACCCACTTCCTTTTCTTCAAAAGCCTAGCACAGTCCAGCATCGAG gcAGGATTTAATGTAAACTACTTTTACCATCACTTTTACCTCAAAGCCACTAAATGCCCTCGTGGAGCTGAAAACGCTGACTTGAAGAAGTGTCCATTCCGAAacgacaga CCGGTGATTGACTGTGCCGTCTGCTACAAGACGTTGGAGGGGGAGATTCAGATGGAACCAAAAGCATACATACACTGTGTCCATAAACCCTTGCTAACAAAG GAGATGGAGTCGTCTCGGACAGAGCActgtaaaaaaatgtctttcagCAGTGGATCTATGACTCTCCTGGCCTCGACTGGATCAGATTAA